In Pseudomonas sp. MTM4, one genomic interval encodes:
- a CDS encoding ATP-binding protein: MKTPLWFPQSFFARTLWMVLIVVLFSKVLMLVYLMMNDDMLVDRQYSHGAALTLRAYWVADEANRERIGEAAGVHRVAEADVPPSEYHWPYTEIFQQQMRAELGPETEVRVRIQPETALWVRAPSLGPDWLQVPLYAYPLRGQRIWSVLGWFLGIGLLSTAAAWVFVGQLNLPLKRLVYAARQIGKGRSVRLPISDTPSEMTEVYRAFNQMAEDVEQAGRERELMLAGVSHDLRTPLTRLRLSLELMSSEAELTEDMVRDVEDMNAILDQFLAFVRDGSDEPVESIDLGELVREVVAPYNQYGETVRLCVEPMPQLTLRRVSIKRLLVNLIENALRYGGHGVEVAAHVSGDGSAPYVVLSVLDRGAGIDPKELGEIFNPFIRGDRARGGQGAGLGLAIVKRIASQHGGVVELRNREAGGLEARVSLPLGLLLPRDAIKH; encoded by the coding sequence ATGAAGACTCCACTCTGGTTCCCGCAAAGCTTCTTCGCTCGCACCCTGTGGATGGTGCTGATCGTCGTGCTGTTCTCCAAGGTACTGATGCTGGTGTACCTGATGATGAACGACGACATGCTCGTCGATCGTCAGTACAGCCACGGCGCGGCCTTGACGCTGCGCGCCTATTGGGTCGCCGACGAGGCCAATCGCGAGCGCATCGGCGAGGCCGCAGGGGTGCACCGGGTGGCGGAGGCGGACGTGCCGCCGAGTGAATACCATTGGCCCTACACCGAAATCTTCCAGCAGCAGATGCGCGCCGAGCTGGGCCCCGAAACCGAGGTGCGGGTGCGCATCCAGCCGGAAACGGCGCTCTGGGTGCGCGCTCCGAGTCTGGGGCCGGATTGGCTGCAGGTGCCGCTCTATGCCTATCCATTGCGTGGGCAGCGGATCTGGAGCGTGCTGGGCTGGTTCCTCGGCATCGGGCTGCTTTCCACCGCCGCCGCGTGGGTTTTCGTCGGTCAGCTCAACCTGCCGCTCAAGCGCCTGGTCTACGCCGCCCGGCAGATCGGCAAGGGGCGCAGCGTGCGTTTGCCGATCAGCGACACGCCGAGCGAGATGACCGAGGTCTATCGCGCCTTTAATCAGATGGCGGAGGACGTCGAGCAGGCCGGGCGCGAGCGCGAGCTGATGCTCGCCGGGGTTTCCCACGACCTGCGTACACCGCTGACTCGCCTACGTCTGTCGCTGGAGCTCATGTCCAGCGAGGCCGAGCTGACCGAGGACATGGTCCGCGACGTCGAGGACATGAACGCGATCCTCGATCAGTTCCTCGCCTTTGTCCGCGACGGCAGCGACGAACCGGTAGAAAGTATCGATCTGGGCGAGCTGGTGCGTGAAGTGGTGGCGCCCTACAACCAGTACGGCGAAACCGTGCGGCTGTGCGTCGAACCGATGCCACAGCTGACCCTGCGACGCGTGTCGATCAAACGTCTGTTGGTCAATCTCATCGAGAATGCCTTGCGCTACGGCGGCCACGGCGTCGAAGTTGCCGCCCACGTTTCTGGAGATGGCAGCGCGCCTTACGTGGTGCTCAGCGTGCTAGATCGAGGCGCTGGCATCGATCCGAAAGAGCTCGGCGAAATCTTCAATCCCTTCATCCGCGGCGACCGCGCGCGCGGCGGTCAGGGAGCCGGGCTGGGGTTGGCGATCGTCAAACGCATCGCTTCGCAGCACGGCGGTGTGGTCGAGTTGCGTAATCGCGAAGCCGGCGGGCTGGAAGCACGGGTCAGCCTGCCGTTGGGGTTGCTGCTGCCGAGGGATGCGATAAAGCACTGA
- the ompR gene encoding two-component system response regulator OmpR, with product MSSTASASEGEKILIVDDDARLRRLLERFLDEQGYRVRTVESAEQMDRLLSRELFHLVVLDLMMPGEDGLSACHRLRESGNGIPIIMLTAKGDEASRIQGLEQGADDYLAKPFNPRELLARIRAVLRRQAPQVPGAPGSEDETVTFGDYELFLGTRELKKGDQVHMLTTGEFAVLKALVQHAREPLTRDKLMNLARGREWDALERSIDVQISRLRRLIEPDPSKPRYIQTVWGVGYVFVPDGNKG from the coding sequence ATGAGCAGCACTGCGTCAGCCAGCGAAGGTGAAAAAATCCTGATCGTCGATGACGATGCCCGTCTGCGGCGTCTGCTCGAGCGGTTTCTCGACGAGCAGGGCTATCGCGTCCGTACCGTTGAAAGCGCCGAGCAGATGGACCGTCTGCTCAGCCGCGAACTGTTCCATCTGGTGGTTCTGGACCTGATGATGCCCGGCGAGGATGGCCTGTCGGCGTGCCATCGCCTGCGTGAAAGCGGCAATGGAATTCCGATCATCATGCTCACGGCCAAGGGTGACGAAGCCAGTCGCATCCAGGGTCTGGAGCAGGGTGCCGACGATTATCTGGCCAAACCCTTCAACCCGCGCGAACTGCTGGCACGGATTCGCGCCGTGCTGCGGCGCCAAGCACCCCAGGTGCCGGGTGCGCCGGGCAGCGAAGACGAGACGGTGACCTTCGGCGACTACGAGCTGTTTCTCGGCACACGCGAGCTGAAGAAGGGCGACCAGGTCCACATGCTTACCACCGGCGAGTTCGCCGTGCTCAAGGCGTTGGTCCAGCACGCCCGCGAGCCGTTGACCCGCGACAAGTTGATGAACCTCGCCCGTGGCCGCGAATGGGACGCCCTGGAGCGCTCCATCGATGTGCAGATTTCGCGCCTGCGTCGCCTGATCGAGCCCGACCCGTCCAAGCCGCGCTATATCCAGACGGTCTGGGGCGTGGGTTACGTGTTCGTACCTGATGGCAACAAGGGCTGA
- a CDS encoding Tex family protein, which produces MDSINSRIANELGVRPQQVAAAVALLDEGSTVPFIARYRKEVTGSLDDTQLRNLEERLRYMRELDERRTSILASIEEQGKLTPELAREINLADTKTRLEDLYLPYKQKRRTKGQIALEAGLSELADALFADPSLSPESEAERFIDAEKGFADTKAVLEGAKYILMERFAEDADLLAKLRDFLKHNATLSARLVPGKEQEGAKFSDYFEHDEVLKNTPSHRALAIFRGRNEGILSITLKGDDEAPGSMHPGEGMIGERFGITNQGRAADKWLAEVVRWTWKVKLYTHLETDLLGELRDKAEDDAIGVFARNMHDLLLAAPAGPRATLGLDPGLRTGCKVAVVDATGKLLDTATVYPHAPRNDWDGTLAVLAKLCAKHGVDLIAIGNGTASRETDKLAADLIKQVPGLKLTKIMVSEAGASVYSASELAAKEFPDLDVSIRGAVSIARRLQDPLAELVKIEPKAIGVGQYQHDVSQLKLARSLDAVVEDCVNAVGVDVNTASAALLARISGLNGTLAQNIVAYRDANGAFKSRSELKKVPRLGDKTFEQAAGFLRVMNGDNPLDASAVHPETYPLVKRIAADTGRDIRSLVGDSTFLKKLDPAKFTDETFGLVTIGDILQELEKPGRDPRPEFKTAEFQEGVEKLSDLTPGMVLEGVVTNVTNFGAFVDIGVHQDGLVHISALSEKFVKDPYEVVKAGDIVKVKVMEVDIPRNRVGLSMRMSDTPGEKTEGPRGGGKPRGNAPRTERHTKQDKPAPTNAAMASLFANAKQLRK; this is translated from the coding sequence ATGGACAGCATCAATTCCCGCATCGCCAACGAGCTGGGCGTGCGCCCGCAACAGGTAGCCGCCGCCGTGGCGCTGCTCGACGAAGGTTCCACCGTGCCCTTCATCGCCCGTTACCGCAAGGAAGTCACCGGCAGCCTCGACGACACCCAGCTGCGCAATCTGGAAGAGCGCCTGCGCTACATGCGTGAGCTGGACGAGCGACGCACCTCGATCCTCGCCAGCATCGAGGAACAGGGCAAGCTGACGCCCGAACTGGCCCGCGAGATCAATCTAGCCGACACCAAGACCCGCCTCGAAGACCTCTACCTGCCCTATAAGCAGAAGCGCCGCACCAAGGGCCAGATCGCCCTGGAAGCCGGCCTCAGCGAGCTGGCCGACGCGCTGTTCGCCGACCCGAGCCTGTCCCCGGAGAGCGAAGCCGAGCGTTTCATCGATGCCGAAAAAGGCTTCGCCGACACCAAGGCCGTGCTCGAAGGCGCCAAGTACATCCTCATGGAACGCTTCGCCGAGGATGCCGACCTGCTGGCCAAGCTGCGCGATTTTCTCAAGCACAACGCCACCCTCAGCGCCCGCCTGGTGCCGGGCAAGGAGCAGGAAGGCGCCAAGTTCAGCGACTACTTCGAGCATGACGAAGTGCTGAAGAACACCCCGTCGCACCGTGCCTTGGCGATCTTCCGCGGCCGCAACGAAGGCATCCTCAGTATTACGCTCAAGGGCGACGACGAAGCCCCCGGCTCCATGCATCCGGGCGAAGGCATGATCGGTGAGCGCTTCGGTATCACCAACCAAGGCCGCGCCGCCGACAAGTGGCTGGCCGAGGTGGTGCGCTGGACCTGGAAGGTCAAGCTCTACACCCATCTGGAAACCGATCTGCTCGGCGAGCTACGCGACAAGGCCGAGGACGATGCCATTGGCGTCTTTGCGCGCAACATGCACGACCTGCTGCTCGCTGCCCCGGCCGGGCCACGCGCCACATTGGGCCTGGACCCTGGCCTGCGCACCGGCTGCAAGGTCGCGGTGGTGGATGCCACCGGCAAGCTGCTGGATACCGCCACCGTCTACCCGCACGCACCGCGCAACGATTGGGACGGCACCCTCGCCGTTCTCGCCAAGCTGTGCGCCAAGCACGGCGTCGATCTGATCGCCATCGGCAACGGCACCGCCAGCCGCGAGACCGACAAGCTGGCGGCAGACCTGATCAAGCAGGTGCCGGGCCTGAAGCTCACCAAGATCATGGTCAGCGAAGCCGGTGCCTCGGTGTATTCGGCCTCGGAGCTGGCAGCGAAGGAATTTCCCGATCTGGACGTTTCGATCCGTGGGGCGGTGTCCATCGCCCGTCGTCTGCAGGACCCGCTGGCCGAACTGGTGAAGATCGAGCCCAAGGCCATCGGCGTTGGCCAGTACCAGCACGACGTTTCACAGCTGAAACTGGCGCGCTCGCTGGATGCGGTGGTCGAGGACTGCGTGAACGCTGTCGGCGTGGATGTGAACACCGCCTCCGCCGCCCTGCTGGCACGCATTTCTGGGCTCAACGGCACCCTGGCGCAGAACATCGTCGCCTACCGCGATGCCAACGGCGCGTTCAAATCCCGCAGCGAACTGAAGAAGGTGCCGCGCCTGGGCGACAAAACCTTCGAACAGGCCGCCGGCTTCCTCCGCGTAATGAATGGCGATAATCCGCTGGATGCCTCCGCGGTTCACCCGGAGACCTATCCGCTGGTCAAACGCATCGCCGCCGATACCGGCCGCGATATCCGCTCGCTCGTCGGCGACTCGACCTTCCTCAAGAAGCTCGACCCGGCGAAATTCACCGATGAGACCTTCGGCCTGGTGACCATCGGCGACATCCTCCAGGAACTCGAAAAGCCTGGCCGCGACCCGCGTCCCGAGTTCAAGACCGCCGAATTCCAGGAAGGCGTCGAGAAGCTCAGCGACCTGACGCCCGGCATGGTGCTCGAAGGCGTGGTGACCAACGTGACCAACTTCGGTGCCTTCGTCGACATCGGCGTGCATCAGGATGGCTTGGTGCACATCAGCGCGCTGTCGGAGAAATTCGTCAAAGACCCCTACGAAGTGGTCAAAGCCGGTGACATCGTCAAGGTCAAGGTCATGGAGGTGGATATTCCGCGCAACCGCGTCGGCCTGTCCATGCGCATGAGCGACACCCCCGGCGAGAAAACCGAGGGGCCACGTGGAGGTGGCAAGCCTCGCGGCAACGCGCCGCGCACCGAGCGCCACACCAAGCAGGACAAGCCCGCGCCGACTAACGCGGCCATGGCGTCGCTGTTCGCCAATGCCAAGCAGCTGAGGAAATAA
- a CDS encoding PaaI family thioesterase, whose product MSIQVEAVGSSSAFGRLLGLEIHKAENGEAVLGLSMHDGLRNLHGKLHGGALFSLIDTAMGQASHSLNDGVPNSVTLECKLNYIRPVTEGELTCRAWVVHAGRRTQVLEAEVHQGGKLIAKAQSTFACL is encoded by the coding sequence ATGAGCATTCAAGTCGAGGCGGTGGGCAGTTCCAGCGCCTTCGGCCGCCTGCTCGGCCTGGAGATTCACAAGGCCGAAAACGGCGAGGCCGTACTCGGGCTGAGCATGCACGACGGCTTGCGCAACCTGCATGGCAAGCTGCATGGCGGTGCGCTGTTCTCGCTGATCGACACCGCCATGGGTCAGGCCAGCCACAGTCTCAACGACGGGGTGCCGAACAGTGTGACGCTGGAATGCAAGCTCAACTACATCCGCCCGGTGACCGAAGGCGAACTGACCTGCCGCGCCTGGGTGGTACATGCCGGGCGTCGTACCCAGGTGCTCGAAGCCGAGGTTCATCAAGGCGGCAAACTGATCGCCAAGGCACAATCGACCTTCGCCTGTTTGTAA
- the gshA gene encoding glutamate--cysteine ligase, translated as MSDLLSHRLALLAEPSHLPLLSQCLHGIERECLRIDNHGELALTPHPHALGSALTHPKITTDYSEALLEFITGTATDPQQTLAELDAIHRYTYGKLADEWLWSPSMPGRLPEEAQIPIAEYGRSNIGRLKHVYRQGLALRYGKTMQCIAGIHYNFSLPEALWSLLQADEGDERSRQDYQSSRYIALIRNFRRYSWLLMYLFGASPALDASFMRGRPHQLEQLDEDTLYLPWATSLRMSDLGYQSNAQAGLTPCYDNLSSYTDSLHKAVSTPYPAYAAMGTKDAQGNWLQLNTNVLQIENEYYSNIRPKRVTESGERPLQALRARGIQYIEVRCLDINPFLPLGIDLDEARFLDAFLLFCTLEDSPCLVAGECGASSDNFLKVVTEGRKPGLELRRGGEQVSLQAWAQELLGEIGQVAALLDQAQGGEQHARALAAQQAKVADSNLTPSARVLDELKRSGESFSQFALSQSLAHAEHFRGHPLSAAEQAGFETAAQQSHIEQAELEAQQELDFDQFVAAYQASLLSI; from the coding sequence TTGAGCGACCTCCTCTCCCACCGCCTGGCATTGCTGGCCGAGCCCTCCCACCTTCCGCTGCTCTCGCAATGCCTGCATGGGATCGAGCGCGAATGCCTGCGCATCGACAACCACGGCGAGCTGGCCCTGACGCCACACCCGCACGCGCTGGGTTCGGCGCTGACGCATCCGAAGATCACCACCGATTATTCCGAGGCGCTGCTGGAGTTCATCACCGGCACCGCAACCGATCCGCAACAGACCCTGGCCGAGCTGGACGCCATCCATCGCTACACCTACGGCAAGCTCGCCGACGAATGGCTCTGGAGCCCTTCGATGCCGGGGCGCCTGCCGGAAGAAGCGCAGATTCCCATCGCCGAGTACGGCCGCTCCAACATCGGCCGGCTCAAGCACGTCTACCGCCAGGGCTTGGCACTGCGCTACGGTAAGACCATGCAGTGCATCGCCGGCATTCACTACAACTTCTCGCTACCCGAGGCACTGTGGTCGCTGCTGCAAGCCGATGAAGGCGACGAGCGCAGTCGCCAGGACTATCAGTCCTCGCGCTATATCGCGCTGATCCGTAATTTCCGTCGCTACAGCTGGCTACTGATGTATCTGTTCGGCGCCTCCCCGGCGCTGGATGCGAGCTTCATGCGCGGTCGCCCGCACCAGCTCGAACAGCTGGACGAAGACACCCTTTATTTGCCGTGGGCCACCAGCCTGCGAATGAGCGACCTGGGTTACCAGAGCAACGCCCAGGCCGGCCTGACACCCTGCTACGACAACCTGTCCAGCTACACCGATAGCCTGCACAAAGCCGTTTCGACGCCCTACCCGGCCTATGCCGCGATGGGCACCAAGGACGCCCAGGGCAACTGGCTACAGCTCAACACCAACGTGCTGCAGATCGAAAACGAGTACTACTCGAACATTCGTCCCAAACGCGTCACCGAGAGCGGCGAGCGCCCGCTGCAGGCGCTGCGCGCCCGCGGCATCCAGTACATCGAAGTGCGCTGCCTGGACATCAACCCCTTCCTACCGCTGGGCATCGATCTTGACGAAGCGCGTTTCCTCGATGCCTTCCTGCTGTTCTGCACGCTGGAAGACAGCCCCTGCTTGGTCGCGGGCGAGTGTGGAGCCAGCAGCGACAACTTCCTCAAGGTAGTCACCGAAGGACGCAAGCCGGGCCTCGAACTGCGTCGCGGCGGCGAGCAGGTCAGCCTGCAAGCCTGGGCGCAGGAACTGCTGGGCGAAATCGGTCAGGTCGCCGCGCTGCTGGACCAGGCCCAGGGCGGCGAGCAACATGCGAGGGCGCTTGCCGCGCAACAGGCGAAGGTCGCCGACAGCAATCTCACGCCATCGGCGCGGGTACTCGACGAGCTGAAACGCAGCGGCGAGAGCTTTAGCCAGTTCGCCCTGAGCCAGAGCCTGGCCCATGCCGAGCATTTCCGCGGTCACCCCCTGAGCGCTGCCGAGCAGGCCGGATTCGAAACCGCCGCGCAGCAATCGCACATTGAACAGGCCGAGCTAGAAGCCCAACAGGAGTTGGATTTCGACCAGTTCGTGGCGGCCTATCAGGCAAGCCTGTTGTCCATTTGA
- the argA gene encoding amino-acid N-acetyltransferase: protein MHDYVTWLRDSSPYINSHRERTFVVMLPGDGLEHTNFGNIVHDLVLLHSLGVRLVLTFGSRPQIEARLAARGIEPRVHRGLRVTDSAALECAIDAVGHMRIALEARLSMDMAASPMQGARLRVASGNFVTARPIGVVEGVDYQHTGEVRRIDRKGIGRLLDERTIVLLSPLGYSPTGEIFNLACEDVATRAAIDLQADKLVLYGAERGLLDEAGNLVRELRPPQIPSHVERLGSDYQAELLDAAAQACRGGVRRSHLVSYADDGALLNELFTRDGAGTLVAQEQFEQLREATIEDVGGLIDLITPLEEQGILVRRSREVLEREVEQFSIVERDGLIIACAALYPIPDSDWGELACLAVNPEYRHGGRGDELLERIEARARKLGLKTLFVLTTRTAHWFRERGFEPSGVERLPAARASLYNFQRQSKVFEKKL, encoded by the coding sequence ATGCACGACTACGTCACCTGGCTTCGCGACTCCTCGCCCTACATCAACTCGCACCGTGAGCGCACCTTCGTGGTCATGCTGCCGGGCGATGGCCTGGAGCACACCAATTTCGGCAACATCGTCCACGACCTGGTGCTGCTGCACAGCCTCGGCGTGCGCCTGGTGCTGACGTTCGGCTCACGCCCGCAGATCGAGGCGCGGCTAGCCGCACGCGGCATCGAACCGCGTGTGCACCGCGGCTTGCGCGTCACCGATTCCGCCGCGCTGGAGTGCGCGATCGATGCTGTCGGGCACATGCGCATCGCCCTCGAAGCGCGGCTGTCGATGGACATGGCTGCCTCGCCGATGCAGGGCGCGCGGCTGCGCGTGGCCAGTGGCAATTTCGTCACCGCGCGGCCCATCGGCGTGGTCGAGGGGGTCGATTATCAGCACACCGGCGAAGTGCGGCGCATCGACCGCAAAGGCATCGGCCGCCTGCTGGACGAGCGCACCATCGTGCTGCTCTCGCCGCTGGGCTATTCACCCACCGGGGAAATCTTCAACCTCGCTTGCGAAGATGTCGCTACCCGCGCGGCCATCGATCTGCAGGCCGACAAGCTGGTGCTCTACGGCGCCGAACGCGGTCTGCTGGACGAAGCCGGCAATCTGGTGCGCGAGCTGCGCCCGCCGCAAATTCCGTCTCATGTCGAGCGGCTGGGCAGCGATTACCAGGCCGAGCTGCTGGACGCCGCCGCCCAGGCCTGCCGTGGCGGCGTGCGGCGCAGCCACCTGGTCAGCTATGCCGATGACGGCGCGCTGCTCAACGAGCTGTTCACCCGCGACGGCGCCGGCACCCTGGTGGCGCAGGAGCAGTTCGAGCAATTGCGCGAGGCGACCATCGAGGACGTGGGAGGGCTGATCGATTTGATCACGCCGCTGGAGGAGCAGGGCATTCTGGTACGCCGTTCACGCGAGGTGCTGGAGCGCGAAGTAGAGCAGTTCAGCATCGTCGAGCGCGACGGCCTGATCATCGCCTGTGCCGCGCTCTATCCCATCCCCGATTCGGACTGGGGCGAGCTGGCCTGCCTGGCGGTCAACCCCGAATATCGCCACGGCGGCCGTGGCGACGAGCTGCTCGAACGCATCGAAGCGCGGGCGCGCAAGCTGGGTCTGAAAACTCTGTTCGTGCTCACTACTCGCACCGCCCACTGGTTCCGCGAACGCGGCTTCGAACCCAGCGGCGTCGAACGCCTGCCGGCGGCGCGGGCCTCGCTGTACAACTTCCAGCGCCAGTCGAAGGTGTTCGAGAAGAAGCTGTAA
- the argE gene encoding acetylornithine deacetylase: MPVPSLKDQFAALVAAPSVSCTQAHWDQTNRPVIDLLAGWLCDLGFSCETQEIAPGKFNLLASHGSGPGGLVLAGHSDTVPFDAELWTSDPLRLREADSRWYGLGSCDMKGFFALIIEAVLPLLDQPFRQPLLILATCDEESSMSGARALVDAGRPLGRAAVIGEPTGLRPVRLHKGIMMEGIEIHGQSGHSSNPAYGHSALDAMHGVMGELMTLRREWQGEYDNPLFDVPQPTLNLGCIHGGDNPNRICGHCALEFDLRPLPGMDPEQLRAAIRQRLQPLADQHQVTIELAPLFPSVPPFEQPAGGELVKLAERLTGHAAEAVAFATEAPYLQQLGCETLVLGPGDIACAHQPNEYLDLDRIEPTVRLLRAMIDHYCLQPASRG; the protein is encoded by the coding sequence GTGCCCGTTCCCTCACTCAAGGATCAATTTGCCGCGCTGGTCGCCGCGCCTTCGGTGAGCTGCACACAGGCGCATTGGGACCAGACCAACCGGCCGGTGATCGACCTGCTCGCCGGCTGGCTGTGTGATCTTGGTTTCTCCTGTGAAACGCAGGAAATAGCCCCCGGCAAGTTCAATCTGCTGGCCAGTCATGGCAGCGGTCCCGGCGGACTGGTGCTGGCCGGACACAGCGACACCGTGCCTTTCGATGCCGAGCTGTGGACGTCCGATCCGCTGCGCCTGCGCGAAGCCGACAGCCGTTGGTACGGCCTGGGCAGCTGCGATATGAAAGGCTTCTTCGCGCTGATCATCGAAGCGGTGCTGCCGCTGTTGGACCAGCCGTTCAGGCAGCCGCTGCTGATCCTCGCCACTTGCGACGAGGAAAGCTCCATGTCCGGCGCCCGGGCGTTGGTCGATGCCGGCCGGCCGCTGGGGCGTGCCGCGGTGATCGGCGAGCCCACCGGGTTGCGGCCCGTGCGCCTGCACAAGGGCATCATGATGGAAGGCATCGAAATTCACGGGCAGAGCGGGCATTCCTCCAACCCCGCCTACGGCCATAGCGCGCTGGATGCCATGCACGGCGTGATGGGCGAGCTGATGACGCTGCGCCGTGAGTGGCAGGGCGAATACGACAATCCGCTGTTCGACGTGCCGCAGCCGACGCTCAACCTCGGCTGCATCCACGGCGGCGACAATCCCAACCGCATCTGTGGCCATTGCGCACTGGAGTTCGATCTGCGGCCGTTGCCCGGTATGGACCCCGAGCAGCTGCGCGCAGCCATTCGCCAGCGTTTACAGCCGCTGGCCGACCAGCACCAGGTGACGATCGAGCTGGCGCCGCTGTTTCCCAGCGTGCCGCCCTTCGAGCAGCCGGCGGGCGGCGAGCTGGTCAAGCTTGCCGAACGGCTGACCGGCCATGCCGCCGAGGCGGTGGCGTTCGCTACCGAAGCGCCTTATCTTCAGCAGCTTGGCTGCGAGACACTGGTACTAGGCCCCGGCGACATCGCCTGCGCCCACCAGCCGAACGAATACCTGGATCTCGACAGAATCGAACCCACCGTGAGGCTGCTGCGCGCCATGATCGATCACTATTGCCTGCAGCCGGCCAGCCGAGGTTAG